The window AGGGCAAGACGATCGACGAGGCTCTGACGATCTCGAATACGGACATTGTGAAGGAGCTTGCGCTTCCTCCGGTGAAGATTCACTGCTCGGTGCTTGCGGAAGACGCGATTCGGGCAGCGATTGGCGATTGGAAGAAGAAGAACGCTGTTGCCGAGACGGCAGCGGTTGCAGTTGCTCACTAAGTTTGAAACTACGGCGGGGCTGGTTTTTGGGGTGATGCTGAAGAGTGCATGCCGCAGGGGCTGAGCCCCAAAGTTTTGTTAGATTCAAACCAAGGCTGACGCCTTGTAGCAGCTAGAAGTGAACGGTGGACGAAGGCATACGATGGCGATGGTGACATTACAAACCGCGGCGGAGATGGAGGCGGCCCAGAAGGCTGCTGCATCGGGACAGACTAAAGATCCGCTGGCTGGAATGAATGTGCTGACCGCTCAGGGGCAGGAGCCTGGTCAGAAGGGCATCCAGATCACCGAGAAGGCACTGAAGCGGATTCGCGTTGCGATGGCGAAGGAGAATGTTTCGCCGGAGCAGGGCGGGCTGCGGGTGGGGATTCAGGGCGGTGGCTGCTCGGGGTTGAGCTACAACATTCGCTTCGATACGCAGCCTCGGGATCGGGATCGGGTGTACTCGTTTGGTGAAGGGTTGGCGACGGTCGGCGATCCTACGAACGGCGCGGCGATACGCATCTTTGTCGATCCCAAGAGTTTTATCTACCTGCATGGAATGGTGCTCGATTTTGAAGAGACGCTGATGCGGCAGGGATTTAATTTCATCAACCCCAACTCGACCAAGAGCTGCGGGTGTGGATCGAGCTTTACCGCTTAATTGTCAAAGAGTTGGGCTCGGATCAGAGCGTAATTTACCTCGTTCAAGTTGTTGTGCGGAGCGTGATGAGAGTTCCTCTATCGCTGGTTCTGTTTGCTGCTTGTTTGACTGCACACGCTGCTTCGCCTATCGATTGCGCGAAGGCGAGTAGCCCCACGGAACGCACAGTTTGCCATACGCCGACGTTGCTGCAGGCTGATGCGCGGATGACTGCGTACTACGAGATTGCGATTGGGCTTGTCGGGATGGGCGTGCGCGGAGATCTGGGTGACTCGCAACAGGCGTTTCCTGCCACTCGCGACAAGTGTGGCACGGACAAGGCATGCATTCTTGCTGCTTATAAGAAGCAGACGGCGCCGCTTGAGGCTGTGATCGCGAACGTCGAGAAGCAGGGACCGTTCTAACGCCTAAAAAACCTTGGGGTGCCTAAAGCCCTAGAATAAGACCGATGGATTACTTCTCGTTTTTCAGCCTGCCAAGGAAGCTGACGCTGGATGTTGTGGCGTTGGAGAAGCAGTTTTACGTGCTGAGCCGTAAGCTGCACCCGGACCGGTTCGCTTCGAAGCCGCTGGCTGAGCAGGAGGCTGCGCTGGCGCAGAGTTCTCTGCTGAACGACGCGTATCGGACGCTGAAAGATCCGATCTTGCGGACTCAGTATCTGCTGACGCTTGAAGGGGTGGAGCTGGAGGAGCAGTCGAAGGCGGCGACGGATGCGGCTCGCGCTTCGGGAGAGCAGAAGAAGCAGATCGTTCCTCCGGAGTTGCTGGAGGAGGTCTTCGAGCTGAACATGCAGCTGCAGGAGATGCGTGCGGCTAACAAGATGGGTGAGGATGAGCCGGAGCTGCGGCGCGACCTGATGACAGCCAAAGATGCATTCGACGCGAAGATGGTGGAGACGCAGGCGGAGCTGGAGGAGTTGTGGACGACATGGGACTCGGGTGTGGATGCCGGGAACGAGACCGTGAAGACCAGGGCCAGGGATGCCATGGTGGTGCTGCTGAATAAGCGGAGCTATCTGCGGAACCTGGTGCGGGATGTGAACGAGGCGCTGGGGCTGTAGGGATATCGTCATCTGTGTCTGACCTGCTTGCGCGGGTACCTTTCAGGGGGTGCCCCCCTGGGGTGGGTGTGGCTAAATTATCTATTTTCAATTACTTGCCGATTTTGTGGTCCGCAAAATCGTCATCCCAAATGGCTTAGAGGTAAAATCGTCTTTCTAAATGGGTTACGGGTCTAAATGACAAAACCCCAGAATCGGCTGGGGTTTTTACGTCTGTATCCAGTATAGCGGTTGGGCTATAACTCATACGCCAAGCGTAATCCATTGAAAGATAATGAGATGGCTAGGTTTGGCACTTGACAGGATTTGGTCGTTGGTCCGCTTCGACTCCGGACAAGCAAAGCTGCCGAAACCCCGTTTTTCATGCACTTGGGATTAGGCATTGGTCATTCGAGCGCCTTGATCAGACCGATGTTGTGGCCGCGTCCCGGACTGTTACAACGATCGCATCCCGAGTGAAAGGCAGTCTAGTTCACCCGGTGGAAGGTCCGGCTCCAGCGGGTCTCGTCAAAGAAGTGGAGCGCGGTGTGGAGTGTGGAACTGGCTCTTTCTGACGGGGAAGTTTTGTACATATCGTCTTCGGGTGTTTCGAAAGACCAGTAGACGAAAAGTGGACGGCCGATCAGGTTGGCTCGGGGGACCAGACCCCAGTAGCGGCCATCGTAGCTATTGCTACGGTTGTCGCCCATGACGAAGTACATGCCGGATGGAACAACGAGGTCTTCCCCCTGGATGTGGTCGAGGAGGTCAAGCGACCACTCGGCGGTGACTTCGCGTCCTTTTGCTGGTGAGATTGCGGGAAATTCGTCGTTGTAGGGATCGTAATTGGCGGGGGTGGGCTTGGCTGCGTACGGCTCGTCCAGGGAGACGCCGTTGCGGTAAACGATGCCGCCCCGGAGGTGGATGCGATCGCCGGGGATACCAATGACTCGCTTAACCAGAATATCGTGCTGCCCCTTGGGATTAGGCGCCGGGCGGAAGAAAACGACGGGTTCGTCACGCCGCAGTTCGCGGTACGGGATGAGGTTCATCCAAGAGGTAGCGGGCGCCAGAGTTGCGCGCTCTACGATTACGTGGTCGCCAACGAGTAGGGTGCTGGCCATGGAAGAGGACGGAATGACGAAGTTTTGAAGTACGAAGCCCATGACAAAGCACCAGATGATGAGCATGCTTGTGATGGAAGCCAGCCCTTCAAGATGAGTCTCTTCGCGAGGGTGGCGCTTCTTGTCCTGTCGGGCGCTGGGTTGTTTCTTCTGTATCACCATGACGCTTTATTGTAGCCGTGAAGAGGTTGATCATTCCTGAATAGAGTGTCGGTCGGAGCCTTACGAGGACGCTATTCCTCACCGAACTGGTCGAAAAGTCATGCCGGCAAGTTCGGATCCAAGTTTCTCAAAACCCCGTTTTGCGGGAGGTTGCTTTATCGGCTCGGAAACTGGAGTATCGTCGGACTTCATAAGATCATGTCGACCGCCGCGCGAAATCAATGGAATGCGTCTCTACTCGTCCTAGCCGTGGGAGGTATCCCCTTCTCGTTGTGCCTATCCCATCTCGGGATCGATATGGCGTCACCAGAGCTTCTTCGCTACTCTTTGATTGCGAGTGCGCCTTTGGTTGTGGTCTTGACGGGCGTTGCCGTCCGCTTTGGAAGTCGTCAAGGTATGGCCCGCTATGCTGAGGTCTGCTGGTGGAGTTCCATCATGTGCGTTCCTGTTGAGGCGATCACATACCTCTTTTGTGCTTGGCCGCTAAAGGGAGAGCGCCTATTTTCCCGTGATGAGCTGCCGACGTTGGTTGCCCTGCTCGCTGTCTGGGCATTAGTCCTTGCCATTCCTTCGTCAATCCTGGCCGCGTATTTCCAAGAACGTAAAGCCACCCGTTAGCTGACGTTCCCGCAAAGTCGTTGTTTTCGGCAAGTTCATCACGAAGTTGCCGATAACGCCGTTTTGCGAGAGTGACCCTGTCGTCTGGCTCTGATCGCACACCACGAGCCGACATATCGGAACCCGGCGCCAAGGGCTAAAGGTCAGGTCAGCCCTCTAAATCAGCTCCAAACTGACCACCTCGTGGTCGCGGGCCTCTTGGAACCGCTGCTGCTCGTGCGTCCGGTTCATCACCTCCGAAGTCCCACCTGGTTGGGCAGGCCTCGTACTGCTTGAACTCCATCGAGAAGTTGGCGCGGTCCTGGGTCGATCCACGCATCGCAGAGGCGTAACCTAACATGTTCGACAGCGGCACTGTGGCCTTGATGGCCTGCACGTCGCCGACCATCTCCATGCCCTCGATGCGTCCACGGCGCAAGCTAAGGTCGCCGATGATGGTGCCCACATACTCCTCGGGCACGGTCACTTCGACAGCCATCACTGGCTCCAGCAGAACCGGTTTCGCCTTGCGGGCGGCTTCCTTGAACGCCATCGAACCGGCGATACTGAATGCCATTTCGTTCGAGTCGATGTCGTGGTAGCTTCCGTCGTACAGGCTCACCTTGATGTCAACCATCTCGTAGCCCGCAAGAACACCTCGCCGCATCGCGTCCCGGATACCCTGGTCGATGGGCTTGATGTACTCCTTCGGAATCGAGCCGTCCTTGGTATCGTTGGTAAACTCGTAGCCCTTGTCTGGCTCGTTTGGCGAGATGCGGATCTTCGTATGCCCGTAGTTACCCGAACCACCGGTATGGCGGATGTATTTGCCTTCCGCCTCCGCGTTTGCGCGGATTGTCTCGCGGTACGCGACCTGCGGCTTGCCCACGTTCGCCTCAACCTTGTACTCACACATTATGCGGTCGACGATGATCTCGAGGTGCAGTTCGCCCATACCAGCAATGGTCGTCTGACCGGAGTCCACATCGGTGTGCACCTTGAAGGTGGGATCTTCCTGCGCCAGCTTCGAGAGCGCAATGCCCATCTTCTCCTGGTCCGCTTTGGTCTTAGGCTCGAGAGCAACTGACAGGATCAGAGGTGTGGAACTCATATGAATCCATCCGTTCAGCCCAACTGCGCATAACCAGAGTAATCTCGCTAGCGGTTCCAGTAAAGTCGGGTTTTCGGCAAGTTCAGTCGTTCACATTAAACTAACCCACTACCCGGGATTTGCGGCGCCTGTCGAGGTCACGCCTGCTACTCGCCCGTGCTTGAGCTGTGTTTGGGGACGAGATTTCGAAGCGGTCGCTGTTGGCCAGCGGGATGGGGTGTCGATGCGTACCTATTAGACGAGTTTGTTCAACGGTATGCGGTGAGGCGCTCGAGCTGCTGGAGGTGGTTGATGTCGTGGCCGGCCATGGTTTCGACGATGGTCCAAAGTGTCATGTCGCCGCGTTCGGGGTGGGTGGTGGGGCGGTCGCGGTCGTCCTGGGAGATGGTGGCGAGGAAGAGCAGGTTCCAGTTGCGCGCGGCGTGGAAGAGAGCGAAGGCTGGTTCGAGGTTGTAGACGGCGTAGCGCTGGGCCCAGGCTTCCTGATCGAAGGGCTGGATGATGGCAGGGGATTCGGCGGGTGCGGCGAGGGTCTGGCGGAGGCGAAAGGCGAAGACCATCTCGGTGTCGGCGAGGTGGGCGACGATGTTGCTGATGCTCCATTTGCCGGGGGCGGGCAGGGTGTTGGCTTCGGCGGTGGAGAGGCGGCTGGTGAGGGTGTGGATACGCTCGGAGGTGCTGGTGAGGACAGGGATCGGATCGCGGCCGTCCAGATATTTGGCGTAGGGGTTTAGCTCCATGGGGAGACGGTATCACGTGGGGGAGGGGTGATGGCTAGAGTTCGTTTGGTGGTCGTCGTTTCGCGGACTTGATGCTATTTGAGGGATAACGACATTCCGATTCCCAGAGGGGCGGTTGGTTTGAAGCCGAAGAGGGAGTAGAGACGATGGGCTTCGCCGTCGGCGATGAGGCCGATGTAGGCGCTTGGCAGAGCGGTCTGGCGAAGGTGATCGACGAGCGCGCCGACGATGCGTTTGCCGAGGCCACGCTTCTGGTGCTTTGGGTCGACGGCTATGTCGACGATCTGGTAGAAGAGGCCGCGATCGCCGACGATGCGGCCCATGCCGATGGCTTCGCCGTCTTTGCGGATGACTACGGCGTAGATCGTGTTGGGCAGTCCGGCTGCTGCGGCTTCGGCGGTCTTGGGGCTTAGTCCGGCAGCGATGCGGAGCCGCCGGTAGTCGTCGGAGGATGGTGTGGCTTCCACTAATTCATACTCTTCTTCAGTCATTCCTGATTATCGACCTGCGCTCTCTGTGACGGGCTCGTTGGTTTTTGGTTCTTCTGTCGCCCATGGGTCGTAGGTGCCGATGCCCCAGGTGTGGCCTTCGAGGTCGCGGCAGGAGAAGTGACGGCCACCGTAGTCCATGTCGCGGATGTCGATGACCATCTCGGCTCCGGCGGCCTTTGCAGTGGCGTAGACGGCGTCGGCGTCAGGGACGACGAGGTAGGCGCCCTGAGTTTCGCGCAAGCCGATCTCGTCGGGTTGGACCATGTATTTGCTGGCTTCGCCGCCGTTGTCGACGGAGCCGAGCATGATCATGCCGCTGCCAAAGGTGAGTTGGGCGTGCATGACGGTTTTGTTGTCGGGGCCGAGGTAGACGGCTTGTTTTTTGAATCCGAAGGCGGTGACGAGCCATTCGATTGCGGCGAGTGCGTCGCGGTAGCGGAGGCTCGGGATGATGGTGGAGTGGGTGGTGTTGATTTGTGGGTTCATGGTTGGAAGTGTGTCATCCATTGTGTTCGGTGGTCTTGGAAAAAACGGCGAGGGTTGAGAGTGTCCTGCCGGACGGGCCCACTACGCGTGGGGCGGTCACTTCGTGACTTTTATATCCCTTCGGGTTGCTAGTCTATGGGGATGTGGTTGGCCCAGATGCGGTTGGTGGTGGAGTAGTCGGATGCGCTGAGGCCGGAGAAGGCGCGGAAGTCGTTCGCGAAGTGGGACTGGTCGTAGTAGCCGCAGGTGAGGGCGAGTTCGGCCCATGGGATGTCGGCGCCCTGGTGCATCTGCTGAAGGGCTTGCTGGAAGCGCTGGATGCGGCAGTAGAGTTTGGGTGAGATGCCGACGAGCTCGTTGAAGCGCTCGGAGAGGCGGCGCGGGCTTAGGCCAGTGGTGCGGGTGAGTTCCGCTATGGTGGTGGTGCCGGGGGAGGCGTGGAGATGGGTGAGGGCGTAGTCGAGGATGGGGTCGCGTCGCTGGGACTTGCTGAGGGAGAGGCGGGTGAGGAGCGCGAACTCGAGGAGGGCGAATTTTTCTTCTGGGGTTGGCTGCTCGCGGAGTTCGTTGCGGAGGTTGAGGGAGGCTCGGCCCCAGAGATCTTCGAGGGAGGTTTCGCAGTTGGTGAAGAGGCGGGTGTTGCCGGAGAAGAAGGGCACAGTGCCGCCGGGATGGAAGACGACGCCGATGAGTTCGGTGAAGTCGATGGCGTCGATCTGCTGGTAGTGGGAGTAGATGCCGAGGAAGATGCCGGCTGGGGTGTGGGATAGGGGATTGATGGGATTGTTGGCGTCGGTCAGGTGGTCTCGGGCGAGGGAGAGGACGATTTGAGCGCGGCCGGATGGGAGGACGCGCTCGTGGCGGTGGATGGCTTGCGGGTCGCGGACGTACCAGAGGGCTTTGACGAAGGGCTTGAGGGCGGGATGGGGTTGGTGCTCCAGATAGAGCATGCATCGACCTCGGGTTGGGGCACATCTGAAAGGAGATGCGCGTGGGTGGCGATGTTCTTGCTGCGATTGTAGGACAATAGAAGATGGACGAATAGAGGGTTTGAAGCGATGGCGGATGAGCGGGTTGTAGGGATTGATTTGGGTACGACGAATTCGCTGGTGGCGTTTATGGAGGGTGGTACGCCGGTGGTGATTCCCGGCGAGGACGGCGAGCGGCTGGTGCCGTCGGTGGTGGCGTGGACTGATAACGGCGTGGTGGTGGGGAATGCGGCGCGTGGCACGCTGATGGCGGACTCGGCAAGCGCGGTTTATTCGGCTAAGAGGCTGATGGGGCGGGATATCGAGGATGTTCAGAGTGAGTTGAAGCTGTTTCCGTTTAAGCTGGCGGAGGGGTTGAAGCCGGGTGAGGTGCTGAAGGTGAGCGTGGGTGGATTGATGCTGACTCCGCCGGAGATTTCGGCGTATGTGCTGCTGCAGCTGAAGAAGAATGCGGAAAGATTTTTTGGCGGGCCGGTGACGAAGGCGGTGATTACGGTCCCGGCTTACTTCAATGACGCTCAGCGGCAGGCTACGAAGGATGCGGGGCGGATTGCGGGGCTGGAGGTTTTGCGGCTGGTGAATGAGCCTACCGCGGCTGCGCTGGCTTATGGGCTGGATAAGAACAAAGATGGGCTGATTGCGGTGTATGACTTCGGCGGTGGGACGTTCGATGTCTCGATCTTGAAGCTGCATGAAGGGATCTTTGAGGTGGTTGCGACGGGTGGTGATACGCATCTGGGTGGGGACGATATCGACAACCTGATGATTGCGATTGCGCTGGACGATATCGCCGGGGATTTGGGCGAGGATGTGCGTGGGAATGGCGAGGCGGTGCAGGCGGTTCGCAAGGCCGTGATTGAGGCGAAGATTTTGTTGTCTACCGCGGAGTCGGCGAAGCTGGATGTGGAGTTGCCGAGTGGGAAGAGGTATCTGCGGGAGATTACGCGGGAGCAGTTTGAGGGTTTGATTGCGGGTGTGATTGCGCGGACGGCGGGGCCTTGCAAGCAGGCGCTGAAGGATGCGGGTTTGTCAGCGGCTCAGATTGATGAGGTTGTTCTGGTGGGTGGGTCGACGCGGATTCCTGCGGTGCGGACGCTGGTGGATGATCTTTTTGAGATGAAGGCACGGGGGAAGAAGCCGCATACGGAGTTGAATCCGGATGAGGTGGTGGCGCTGGGCGCGGCGGTGCAGGCGCAGATTCTTGCGGGTGGGTCGGCTGCTACGGAGGATCTGCTGCTGCTGGACGTGACCCCGCTGTCGCTTGGAATTGAGGCGCTGGGTGGTGTGGTGGCGAAGATTATTCAGCGGAACTCGACGATTCCTGCGAGTGCGACGGAGCACTTTACGACGGGTGTGGATGGACAGACCAATGTGGCGATCCACGTGGTGCAGGGAGAGCGGGAGTTGGCGAAGGATTGTCGGTCGCTGGCGCGGTTTGATCTGAAGGGCATACCTCCGATGGTT is drawn from Edaphobacter lichenicola and contains these coding sequences:
- a CDS encoding DinB family protein, whose protein sequence is MELNPYAKYLDGRDPIPVLTSTSERIHTLTSRLSTAEANTLPAPGKWSISNIVAHLADTEMVFAFRLRQTLAAPAESPAIIQPFDQEAWAQRYAVYNLEPAFALFHAARNWNLLFLATISQDDRDRPTTHPERGDMTLWTIVETMAGHDINHLQQLERLTAYR
- the hscA gene encoding Fe-S protein assembly chaperone HscA; this encodes MADERVVGIDLGTTNSLVAFMEGGTPVVIPGEDGERLVPSVVAWTDNGVVVGNAARGTLMADSASAVYSAKRLMGRDIEDVQSELKLFPFKLAEGLKPGEVLKVSVGGLMLTPPEISAYVLLQLKKNAERFFGGPVTKAVITVPAYFNDAQRQATKDAGRIAGLEVLRLVNEPTAAALAYGLDKNKDGLIAVYDFGGGTFDVSILKLHEGIFEVVATGGDTHLGGDDIDNLMIAIALDDIAGDLGEDVRGNGEAVQAVRKAVIEAKILLSTAESAKLDVELPSGKRYLREITREQFEGLIAGVIARTAGPCKQALKDAGLSAAQIDEVVLVGGSTRIPAVRTLVDDLFEMKARGKKPHTELNPDEVVALGAAVQAQILAGGSAATEDLLLLDVTPLSLGIEALGGVVAKIIQRNSTIPASATEHFTTGVDGQTNVAIHVVQGERELAKDCRSLARFDLKGIPPMVAGLPRIEVKFLIDANGILHVSAREQRSGKEAEVEVKPTYGLTDEQVETMILDSFDNAETDIQERQTIEAKNEAETILTAVKKGKSHAAWQMLTSDEIEKIAIEVGFLEAAVQGGQYKVIRQGIERLDTATRRFAELMMDNAVSGAMQGKTMEAAGESIGDGPTAPHPFAKAQVTSSHLDANAEEKKIEESIKEEATAGESTED
- a CDS encoding HesB/IscA family protein — translated: MAMVTLQTAAEMEAAQKAAASGQTKDPLAGMNVLTAQGQEPGQKGIQITEKALKRIRVAMAKENVSPEQGGLRVGIQGGGCSGLSYNIRFDTQPRDRDRVYSFGEGLATVGDPTNGAAIRIFVDPKSFIYLHGMVLDFEETLMRQGFNFINPNSTKSCGCGSSFTA
- a CDS encoding GNAT family N-acetyltransferase, giving the protein MTEEEYELVEATPSSDDYRRLRIAAGLSPKTAEAAAAGLPNTIYAVVIRKDGEAIGMGRIVGDRGLFYQIVDIAVDPKHQKRGLGKRIVGALVDHLRQTALPSAYIGLIADGEAHRLYSLFGFKPTAPLGIGMSLSLK
- the lepB gene encoding signal peptidase I → MVIQKKQPSARQDKKRHPREETHLEGLASITSMLIIWCFVMGFVLQNFVIPSSSMASTLLVGDHVIVERATLAPATSWMNLIPYRELRRDEPVVFFRPAPNPKGQHDILVKRVIGIPGDRIHLRGGIVYRNGVSLDEPYAAKPTPANYDPYNDEFPAISPAKGREVTAEWSLDLLDHIQGEDLVVPSGMYFVMGDNRSNSYDGRYWGLVPRANLIGRPLFVYWSFETPEDDMYKTSPSERASSTLHTALHFFDETRWSRTFHRVN
- a CDS encoding VOC family protein, translating into MNPQINTTHSTIIPSLRYRDALAAIEWLVTAFGFKKQAVYLGPDNKTVMHAQLTFGSGMIMLGSVDNGGEASKYMVQPDEIGLRETQGAYLVVPDADAVYATAKAAGAEMVIDIRDMDYGGRHFSCRDLEGHTWGIGTYDPWATEEPKTNEPVTESAGR
- a CDS encoding lysozyme inhibitor LprI family protein is translated as MRVPLSLVLFAACLTAHAASPIDCAKASSPTERTVCHTPTLLQADARMTAYYEIAIGLVGMGVRGDLGDSQQAFPATRDKCGTDKACILAAYKKQTAPLEAVIANVEKQGPF
- a CDS encoding helix-turn-helix domain-containing protein — protein: MLYLEHQPHPALKPFVKALWYVRDPQAIHRHERVLPSGRAQIVLSLARDHLTDANNPINPLSHTPAGIFLGIYSHYQQIDAIDFTELIGVVFHPGGTVPFFSGNTRLFTNCETSLEDLWGRASLNLRNELREQPTPEEKFALLEFALLTRLSLSKSQRRDPILDYALTHLHASPGTTTIAELTRTTGLSPRRLSERFNELVGISPKLYCRIQRFQQALQQMHQGADIPWAELALTCGYYDQSHFANDFRAFSGLSASDYSTTNRIWANHIPID
- the hscB gene encoding Fe-S protein assembly co-chaperone HscB, which produces MDYFSFFSLPRKLTLDVVALEKQFYVLSRKLHPDRFASKPLAEQEAALAQSSLLNDAYRTLKDPILRTQYLLTLEGVELEEQSKAATDAARASGEQKKQIVPPELLEEVFELNMQLQEMRAANKMGEDEPELRRDLMTAKDAFDAKMVETQAELEELWTTWDSGVDAGNETVKTRARDAMVVLLNKRSYLRNLVRDVNEALGL